From one Magnolia sinica isolate HGM2019 chromosome 18, MsV1, whole genome shotgun sequence genomic stretch:
- the LOC131233374 gene encoding homeobox-leucine zipper protein HOX11-like codes for MELALSVGGNSDGGEPSRKRRICGLFGDRVRQGFIVNGLDDIERSRRRNCAPVQLDLKLSWSTDTGNNYEAGRSSDQTAPTHGHLDVNQIPIDDDPDNEMGPSSSDSRPTVAGKRDCEAEMERASSRCSDEEEGGSTRKKLRLSKEQSCYLEESFKEHPTLNPKQKLALAKQLNLRPRQVEVWFQNRRARTKLKQTEVDCEYLKRCCESLTEENRRLHKELQDLKALKSSHSPFQMHVPATTLTMCPSCERVTTPNTDNSSKTGDFGGPKSRFGLFSQRTSATS; via the exons ATGGAGCTTGCGTTGTCGGTCGGCGGCAACAGCGACGGCGGCGAGCCGAGCAGGAAACGGCGGATATGTGGGCTTTTTGGCGATCGGGTCCGACAAGGGTTCATCgttaatggtttggatgacatagagAGAAGCAGACGGAGGAATTGCGCACCGGTTCAGCTTGATTTGAAGCTTTCCTGGTCGACCGATACAG GAAATAATTACGAGGCCGGAAGATCGTCTGATCAAACAGCTCCGACACATGGACACTTGGACGTAAATCAAATACCGATCGATGATGACCCCGACAATGAGATGGGCCCATCCTCTTCCGATTCCCGGCCCACCGTCGCCGGGAAACGTGATTGCGAGGCTGAGATGGAGAGAGCTTCTTCGAGATGCAGCgatgaagaagaaggtggatCAACTAGAAAGAAGCTAAGGCTCTCCAAAGAGCAATCTTGTTATCTAGAGGAAAGCTTCAAAGAGCATCCTACTCTCAATCCG AAACAGAAGTTGGCGCTCGCTAAGCAATTGAACCTCCGGCCGCGACAAGTAGAAGTGTGGTTTCAAAACCGGCGAGCAAG GACTAAGCTGAAGCAGACCGAAGTCGACTGCGAGTACTTGAAACGGTGCTGCGAGTCATTAACAGAGGAGAACCGAAGGCTACATAAAGAACTCCAAGATCTAAAGGCATTGAAATCTTCCCACAGCCCATTCCAGATGCACGTGCCTGCAACGACTCTTACAATGTGCCCGTCCTGTGAGCGTGTGACCACACCGAACACGGACAACAGCAGTAAGACAGGAGACTTCGGTGGGCCCAAATCCAGGTTCGGGCTGTTCTCGCAACGTACATCGGCTACATCATGA